In Oreochromis aureus strain Israel breed Guangdong linkage group 15, ZZ_aureus, whole genome shotgun sequence, a single genomic region encodes these proteins:
- the ptrhd1 gene encoding putative peptidyl-tRNA hydrolase PTRHD1 — protein sequence MAASGAGSPGRLVQYVVVRSDLVHKLSWPLGAVITQACHAATAAIHLHYGDPDTQRYLSELDSMHKVVLGAPDEAALSGLSESLKQAGVSHKLWIEQPENIPTCLALKPYPKETVQPLMRKFKLFK from the exons ATGGCGGCGTCAGGAGCCGGGTCTCCCGGCCGGCTGGTCCAGTACGTGGTGGTCCGCTCGGATCTGGTTCATAAACTGTCCTGGCCCCTGGGGGCCGTGATAACTCAGGCCTGCCACGCCGCTACCGCCGCCATCCACCTGCACTACGGAGACCCGGACACGCAGCGCTACCTGTCCGAGCTGGACTCCATGCACAAGGTGGTGCTGGGG GCTCCAGATGAGGCTGCCCTCTCTGGTCTGTCAGAGTCTCTGAAGCAGGCTGGTGTCTCTCACAAGCTTTGGATCGAACAGCCTGAGAACATCCCCACGTGTTTAGCCCTGAAGCCGTATCCAAAAGAGACTGTCCAGCCACTGATGCGCAAGTTCAAACTCTTCAAATGA